Genomic window (Lycium barbarum isolate Lr01 chromosome 2, ASM1917538v2, whole genome shotgun sequence):
CCGTACAGTGCCCAGGGGACCTGACCAAGGACCTGGTCCTTGGCgtatttgtcaaatcatcaaaactatgaAGTATCTTAACTCATCAGCATTTGTTTGAAGAAATTGGTGATTGGGCTTGTTCATAGAGTTGTGAGGATGTTGTTCTCAAATTTAAGCTCATTTGATAGAGTACTGGAGGAGATTGGATCAAAAAATTGAGCTTCTTCTTTGGAGAAGATGATGAAGCTGAAATTACAGATTTGCACAAATTGCCACATTTTGGAAATGATCAAAATCTGCCATTTTACAAttaaccacttttttttttaccttttttttttttttttttttgccaataaCCAATTTTGATCTTCAAACCAAGTAGGAATCAGACACCAAAATCAGATTTGAAGATTGAGTTCGAATAATTTGGCCCCTgcccaaaaaaattaattgtatttctaaaaattaaaagtaaaataattttgactCTATTtcataaagaaagaaaataaagtaattaaagagATATCAGATTCAGTTTTAATGTTAATTAATTATGtgtactaattaattataaagtGTCTAATTAAAAAAGGACATGTGTCCACATTAGTCATAAATTTAGCCTATTTTCGCCTCTCACATGCCTCCAAGAGAGTGAACACTCTCTGTGCCACCTCAACACCATACATTTATTACACTTTAAAATAATTTAAGCGGTAATAGGACCCTAATAAACGTAAAGTGTTACGCGGAAACTTTGGGTAAAGTTCGGAAGTACTAGTGCCTTATCTCAAAAAACTACTTAGTAAATACCGTAAACAACCACCATTCCATTTCAAGCCTTCACCGCATTATTAGAAAAATGTTTTCATTCTTCACACGAGGTCGCCAAATGCTTTATAAAAGTAATCACCACTCCAACTAGATAAAACCTTAACAATCATATGATCAAACACCACTCTTGGCTGTTTTCACCATTCCTGTCTTTCTTTTTTTGGATGGGGCAATTAATGTGCTGGCCACTCAATAAAGCCATTGTTTCTGTTGTGTCTCAAGTTATCAAAGCATTAACGAACAACTTAGAGAACTTTGACCAAGTTTAGAATTGTTTACACAATGTAAAAGTAGAAATATACAAGGTACAACTGAATTTTCCGCCAAATCATTGCAGCTTGGAATTTTCAATTGAATACGTACAACGGCAAAATATAGCATCATCATCTGAGTTAACTCCCATCAGTGTCTCCGTCAATGTCAACACCAAGTTCACCCAGATTTGAACAGAAGTACAGCTTTTGAATCCAAATAGAAGTAGACAAAGTGGTTCGTTTCATGAGTCACGTAAGAGCCTACAAGAGACAGCACACACTGTCACCACTGTAATTGCAAATGAGTTGTAAATCAAGCTAGTTAATTATGATTAATCTTCTAAGCAAACATATTTGCGGAAGAAGAATGAGCAGCACAAGTTTCATCCCATCAAACTCTATAACCTGTCACCATACCACAAAAACAATGGCACGGCAAAGCAGCAACCCAGGCTTTCCATCTTCTCATTGAAATGATATTGCCAACCTTCATGACAGCTAAATCTGTGTTTTCTAACACTAAGATATTTTCTTTAGTATGACCAGCACCACCAGCACAATTTATCATCCTCCACCGGatcataacaccaaacggaaaaCTTGAGGTTAACCAATTCGAAATAAATGCTAGATCTGACCAAAGAAATCTTGGCAATAGGTTGGTGTTACTACTACATAATTTCACTGTAAAACACCGGATAATTGGCAGAACATTTTTTATCGCTATCAAACTCCAAAATAGTAGTCACAAACATCCCTAAAGTTCATATGCCTTGAACTTCACATGAAAGAGGGTTAAACTGTCTAGCAGAACCTGACCATGGACCGACTAAGCCACTAAACCTTAAACTTCACATGAAGGAGGACATAGCTAAAATTTTAGCTAGCTTATGAAGGAATAGGTGGTAGGTTTTGCTTTTGTTACTACTACTAGTAATTACTACTGAAGTACACTACTGGTGTATTTCTCTGTTcataatagaaaaataaaaatgttaactgttaaaaaaaaaaaaaaaaaaaaaaaaaccttaaaacGTTAGTAAAAGGGGTGCAACAAACATTACAAAGGTATTGCGTTACGGAACCAACAAGCATGATAGGTTGAAATGGCTTTGACATACCAACAGCACCTTCTCAAATTTGTCAAATCAGTTATTGACCACAGTTGAACTTCGGTCTATTCAAAGAATGAGGAAacaaatatactccctccgtccaatttatgtgatatagtttgactaggcacggagtttaagaaagaaaaggaagGCTTTTAAAACTTgcggtctaaaacaagtcatagatatttgtgtggttgtaatcATTTCACTAagggtaaaaggggaagttttaagttaaattatttctataaATAAAGATGTATcattttttttgggacagactaaaaaggaaagtgtgtcaggtaaattgggacagagggagtagtattcTTGCTTCTGTAATTGAATTCTCACTTCTACTTTTGGTCATTCCAGCTAATATTCAACTTTCGTGAGAAGTCTTATCAGTTTCCATAAGACACCTTGATAGATATCAAATTTCTACTTTCTACATCTTAGATCCTTAAGGAATTTCCACTTTAATTTTCTCTTTCAAGTCTAATCAGCAGTCCAACAAATATACAAGGTTGGCCTTTTCACGCATTTGCTGAATGTTACTTGCCACTTGCGAACTTCTCTGAACTAGGCCACTGTCTCATCACAACTACTGCTGATCAAATGATGCATGGAAGGAAAAGAGATTGTCTTGTTATAAAGGGAAAACATGTGATCTCTACAGGCAAACAAAGAATACCTTTCTTTAACTGCAGATTTTTCAATCTAAACAAGCAGCACAATTTACAGCTTGGAAGCACAGATGCATTAGAAAAGTAACAAGAAAAAGTCAAATTTAGGTTAAAATCATAGTCATAGCACTTAGCGCTGATGACTCGGGCAAAACAGCAGAGATCGATAAATGAAAGAAGCAACTGTTAGTTCATTACAATTGTAAAATATTGTACTAGTGTACACATAGTTGCAATCTGTTGTTTCTTTGATGACTATTCTTCAAAAAACAGAAGGGAAACACAAAGCCATGACACTTTCATATGCTACTCCTAAGTACGAGCGTAATAAGATACTTGTTTGAAAAAGGGTACATGGCTCACATAGTACCTATGCTTATCATTAACactcattgtttttttttttttttgagaaggatGCTTATCATTAACACTCATTCTTGCAATAAAACCCCTGATGCAGTTTCTCACTTTTACTATGCGATATTGTTTTATGAAGGTAGTATTCTGGCCAGCTTGCCCGCACCTTGATTATTTCACCGGGTACCAGCTACCTCACACCAATACAAGTACCGGGCAACTCTGCCCACCAAGATTTAGGCAGATGAAAAGAAATCACCTACTACTTTTTTGCCTCGACCAAATTTGAACCTGAGAGAGCTCATTATTCTCCTAAACAAATTTCGTAATATccgagccgagggtctatcggaaacagcttCTCTACCTCCTAGGtagggggtaaggtctgcgtacactctaccctccccagactccacattgtgggattacactgggtatgttgttgtggttgttgcaGAGGTTAGAGATTATGACACTTTCTGGTTAGAATCAACACCAAATATAAGACAATGCCCTCCTCCATTCTAACTCATTAGATAAGCTTTTTCATATGACCTCGAGAAGATCACCTAATAGAGGTGGATCAGACCCATTTACAaatgcctttttttttaataagggtaGGTATTTGGGCCGCCTTGCGCAAAACCCGATACTAATTCACCTGCTACCTACTACAAGCATAAGTACCGACTCTATCTGAACAAGGCATGGCATTCACCTAATGCTACCTCTTTGATCTATCCACAaatcatcaacattcataagtgAAGGAAAATATTGCATTTCATGAACTCATAAATCTTTGAATGTGCTCTACAATTCTCCACTCTATGAAAATAGCTAGCAGCGCCTCTATTTATTTATAATAGCACGaaacctactttaactcaaaacaAGAAAACCTATTCGTACATAATTTCTCCCTATAAATCCTATTTAGACATGAATTCAAATATCAAATCCTAACCAATTTATGTTTTCTAAAACTTTGATATCTTTTCCAACACATAAGTTATAATCTGTGAGGAAACTCAACACAATGTTTTGTGAAGTGCTAGATCCACATCATTCTGAATATGCATTGCATATCATCCCATCAGATCACGGGGAATACAACAAATTAAAAGTTTCGCTTACCATATTAAATTGTTAAAGCTATCAACCAATATATACTAGTACGAATAAAAGACTGATATGTTGGGAATAAGTAAGGGATGACTTACCGAAGTTTTTACCAACAATGCAATGCCAAGTAGGACCGTACTTCTTATCGAATTCCTTCTTAATCGCTTCAGCTACATCCTTCTCTACACTATGCTTCTCAAATGCCTAATCAGACAAGCAAAAAATGGCATCAACTCATACAAGTATAATTATAGTAGGATAAGCGAATAATGGAATATATACATACAGCAATAGCAATGTCGACAGCTTCCTTTTGGACATCAGGTTTCATATCAGCACTTTTGATGGTTACTTTTGAAGGAACGGAACCCGAGGAACTTCTCCGATCATCGGAGGACGGCGGAGCAACTCCGGTTCTTTTGGCGTCTTCGCTCATGCTCGCCGGAACTGTACAACAGCCGGCGCGTGGTGGTGTCGAATGAGTAAGAGAGAGTGATGTGTCTGTGTGGTCGTCTTTTCTGATTTCTCAACAGATTATTATTGTCCCTTTGCCTTTGGGGGGTAATTATATTGTTGTTCCCTTTTATTTTTGCTTTACGCCACAGGGAAAATATTGCTACCAGTTGGTGACTCTTGACTCTTGAGTGTGAGAGGacgaatttttttttaactttattacTGTCATACTCTCTCAATTGTCGGTCTACTTTCTTCCTTTTCAAAAATATTACAACTCCTATTTCTGTAtcgttcaaaaaaaaaaaaatatatatatatatacatatatattacaaCTCCTACTTTGTCCTAAACAATGTTTTTTACGTATCTAATTCTCATGGAATTCAAAATTGATTTCCATTTCCATTTTACATGTATAAAAATACAAGAAATCAAAATTTTCATAGTAAAAAGTATTTGGAGAGATCATAGTAAAATAACTGACTCTATAGATAAGTACTAATGTTTTCTTTTTAACGAATATATTTATTTTTCAACTTCTTTGGATTGGGGTCACCTTCTAGCAATTGGAGAACATTTTGTCGAAGAAGACAAGGAATTTGCTAGAATTAGAATTCTAGTCCTGTGTAAGTGGTCACTCCACTGAGTTGTGCGCATTAGCTAACGCTCGAAGTGTCACTtcttattttagtttttttttattcCTTTATTTTGCATCCGCGCAGTTTTTTGTATTCAAAGAGCATAATGTATGTTTGATATGTAACAGTTACTGCGGCAAAATCTTAGtaccatttaatattatttatgactgcaTTTTCAAAACTTGAATACAGACCCCCGCTCGTGATTTTGTTGAAAAGAAAAGGTATATAAAGAGAAGTTTCCAAGACTTCATTCAATCAAACTGTGTACGACTCAAGaataaaatatatgtatgtaatttCAAATTTTATTAGGAATTTAAAACGATTCAAGGTAGACAAAGGAATGTATACATTAGGAATCAATAATTCTTGTTGAAACGTAACTTCGAGAAGCACagctaaacccgtcaaccggttcgggttaaccggtaaccggaccggtaaaatcgCAACcgcaaccggttaaccggttccggttaaccgtttattatataccgtttcggtttcaattttttttggaaccgaaaccgaaccggtggaattaaaaaaaaaattaaatagagCCGTTGGGCTGCTCTGTTGGACCattggccaacggtccatttgcaaaaatggtcgttgccaaacggtcccaaactcattttttgccgccccccccccccccccccaaccccccaaactttttttttaacactttaacccatctcccacccctatataaactccTCTCCATtctcattttaatccacaccaattcactcttctctttctctcaaatctcaatctctcaattatagttactttgcaataattagccactttaaatttctctcaaataaatattataaagtcttattatagtttcaattattaattttgtaaTTATAATAttgtggagttggtgattttgcaacaattcGAAGTAGCTTtagtggatttgcaattctagctgccttcactttgttggaaattagtccggcaatttggtaccttcgttccaactctatctttatttttcgcaatttaatttgttgcaatttattttcttgtgatttaaattaattctgtttaataatggcgaagagatttaaacgtggtgccggtagtagtggtattgttagggccttaggggtgggcttaacgaggaaacatttgtggaagaaacacctaatttaggtattgatgttggtggaaataatccacttttaggtcatgaggcaatgcaacaacattataccgacacttttaatgaaattgatgatgatgatgatgaaacacaagcccccgaaaattccataggagatacatgtcctgcacaatcacatacacaagacaaaccgcttagaactcgtaagccaaccgctaaaatttggaaatttatgactaaggatagggaaagccaaacaactaaatgtaccctatgtggacaagtatttgcttttaggcaagaaactagtaaggatggtggaacgggtacactaaatgatCATATGAGAacgaaacatatggatgtttggggagagaaaacgggttcaaatgtgagggtattcaaatgacgatagatccacgaaccggtaaaaattttaagtatgacaagaaaaaagagcgtgtagaaatagctaaaatggtagcttatgattgtttaccattttcctttcctttgggtttggggtttgttacttacattcaacgttgttataatccattatttgagggtattcctagaagtacttgtagagcggatgttatagatttatataaaaattatagattttatttgcaccatatatttaattctttaaactgtaatgtttctcttaccgctgatttgggtcttagtcttaacaagttagatttttttgctattacatgtcattgggttgatgacaattgggttatgcaaaaaagaattatatcttttttatatgatgaaggaaaaggtcgtcacaatggaaaatttttagcggatttaatgtctactattatgagattttttaacatttatagaaaaacactttgtattgctttagataatgcttctcataatacaaaggcgattggtctttcaaaaagagaattaaaccctccgctaaaaaatatttttcatgtgagatgtagttgtcacattttaaacttaattgttaaagatggtcttgtgcgttttgacgattctattcaaaaagttagagatgcggttgcgtttcttttttgtaatgctaataggggaagacttagagattttaagaattattgtgtggaaaataaccttagacctagaaaaattcaagtagaaat
Coding sequences:
- the LOC132626780 gene encoding uncharacterized protein LOC132626780, whose translation is MSEDAKRTGVAPPSSDDRRSSSGSVPSKVTIKSADMKPDVQKEAVDIAIAAFEKHSVEKDVAEAIKKEFDKKYGPTWHCIVGKNFGSYVTHETNHFVYFYLDSKAVLLFKSG